Sequence from the Papilio machaon chromosome 26, ilPapMach1.1, whole genome shotgun sequence genome:
aaatttaataaagctaGTAAAAGAATCTGAAAGACGAATACAACTCAAATACCTAAATCTAACATAGTGCTGCAAAACAAATTGGCTCTATTTTTGGCAGATGATGAGAAAAAGGAAGTTGGAAAAATGAAACTCGGGtcattttgataaattgaaaCACACCGAACACAAAATATCAGGATAAATCAATTTCGGGCGaaagtaaaaattacttaccaATAATACAACACAATGATGtcgaaaaaaatgaaataaaagaaaaaaccttgTACATATTAGATGAAAAgcgattatttttgtataataaaaaaatgtcagtcGTTTGAAAGCTTCTGACTACTTCTGACTGAATACCAAAGAAATGTAAGCTACTAAGCGGCAAAAAATAGCAACAAACATGGCAAATGTTATTGTGGTTTTAGGTTCCTGTAAGACTTGTACATTTTGTCTATTTTGTCTAAGAATGTagaagatgacaatatgtattagTATCGCAGGTGTCTGTGCCTTCCATCGTATATACAACttcgtttaaattataaataaaaaaatgttccaaatagttaaattatctttttagcTGAcgttgtttttatacattgtgttttattaagtATGTAATAATAGTCTTATGGTTTCTCATAGTTCAGTTTCTTGTATTATGAAggaaatttagttttatcgGTCaactgtgatatttttaagtaagacCTGTTATGTAGCAGGTACTATAATTCACCTAGCAACTAAGTTAATAATTctactttataaatacatgTTAAGATTCGTGgcaaatttccttaatttttcttctcttcttattcataacatttaatttaagagcTTCATATTGTGAATTGTTAACAATAAATCCGACACTATCCTGGCCGGTGTTGGCGAATCTGAGCCACCCTCTTTTGCCATCACTGAACATAGAAAATatctgtattttaatattttttttaatgtctatggcaataaaacatttattattgttgttattaaattacccAGTGGcaaaaatggtttttaaacaatttttacaatactAGACTGCTTGTGGGAATTTAAACCggtagttttttataatttatggtAGGCTTTTACGAAATATGCTATGACGTAATAAGTATCCATAACTCTAGCTCGCCGAATCAGCGATTGCGCACTATATTCAGCACTAATCGCAATATGCTTaacatcatttaaatattatttaaacctttatgaaaatcataaatacaacaatttaAGGCCCAgcattaatttgattttttttatcatgcaTCCCTAGTTGCTCCTACATTTTGACAGTCGCTGTCAAACTTACCAACTGTCAACGACGTCCAACGTgaacacattttaatatttcatcagtcttttattctattaataataaagactTGTTAAAAGAAACAACTCAAGGTGCCATTCGTctctataaagaaaaaattgcaGTTGGAATATTAATTGAACTTTCACTTGATCATAGGTTATAATTGTTTCACAGATGCCGTTGTCGTGTCGGTTTTATCAGGAGAAATATCCTGAGGTTGAAGATGTGGTTATGGTAACTGTAAGGTCTATAGCGGAGATGGGCGCGTACGTCCATTTGCTCGAATACAACAATATTGAGGGCATGATTCTGTTGTCTGAATTATCGAGAAGACGTATTCGGTCCATCAACAAACTCATTAGGGTCGGAAAGACTGAACCAGTTGTAGTTATTAGAgtagataaagaaaaaggtgaataaaacaatataaataataatatagataagtGAAGTGTGTTAAATTCATTGTGTGTctacaatttgtttaaatattgttttttgaatTTCTCCAATAAGAGACGTAATGCATTTCCTAGTTTAACAAAGCACTAATACatctattaaaagaaaaaattaactaaattaaaataagaatatttttagatcTTTTGGAactttctaataaacattgtatatgtcatgtgataatattaaactcATTTTAATTCTGCTTCCAGGTTATATAGATTTGTCAAAACGTCGTGTTTCTGCAGAAGATATAGAGAAGTGTACAGAGAGATTTGCCAAGGCAAAAGCAGTCAACTCAATACTCCGGCATGTTGCGGAACTCTTGCACTATGAAAGCTCAGATCAGTTGGAGGAGTTGTATCAAAGAACTGCTTGGCATTTTGAAGAAAAGTATAAGAAAAAGGCGTCAGCTTTTGATTTCTTCAAACAGGCCGCTGTGTAAGTTATAATGCACTAACATCTTTTTCTTCATGTAATTcaactgttattttatatttgtaattgtttttacaaCTGTATCAAACACCATTGCCtttttttatggaaataaGAGGAATATGTAGTTATTTTGTCCTAATTTAGAGGTAAAGAATGTAGATATTCACTGTCAAAAACTCATATTGTTTGTGTTTTAACTTTCACAACACAATGCATGAAAGATTTTTCAaatcttacttttatattacaaatgagaaagtttggatggatgtttgtttaaatctcCGGagcggctcaatggatcttgattaaatttgacatagatgtaggtcatagtctggaataacacataggctacttatgtttttttttttatcccgtGCGACTTGAGTCGCTGGTGACAGCTATTTTGCCATAATCTGGGTTGTGTTGTGTTCATACCATTGacaaatattagtttattattattagcaaGCAGAAAGTTgaagtggaaataaaaaataattcttcttATCTAAGTAGCTATTGTCCTGTGATGAAATCTGACAATCATtcaaattttgttacaataatgtatatctatatatataaaagaaagttgtgttagttacactatttataactcaagattggtcgaactgatttagctgaaaattgatggggagctTAGAagtaggagacggacataagaACTTttcggacggagtcacgggttaAAGTTAGttcattaataatatgaaaatatatgttatagAGATCCATCAGTGCTCAATGAATGTGGACTTGATGAGAATACAAAACAAGTATTATTGGAGAACATCAAACGTAAACTTACATCACAAGCAGTGAAGATCCGCGCAGATATTGAATGTGCTTGCTACGGCTATGAAGGCATTGATGCAGTGAAGGCAGCACTTAAAGCAGGCCTCTCACTCTCCACACAGGAAATGCCCATCAAGATCAATTTGATTGCACCTCCTTTATAtggtaagttaatttttacaatcagtatattacaatttaacagtGATAAGAGTCCTCTGCAGAATTAGTTGCTGCATGAATGGCCTCCTCAACTTGTGCAATATGACACACactgaaatatgtttttttatgtcataaatGGCATGGCATGGCAAAAGAGTAAGCGAAGAGAAGCCACCTGATAAGCtgaaatagtgaagcgaccaCTGCCTATAGACATAGATAGTAATTCTTTGTTTCTTCTGATGAGTTATTCTAAGAGATTATTTCTTGTCCTTTAAAGGATGTCTAACTTactgcagatgtctatggtcaTCAGTCTATTTTAGCAATTTTCAGGGGCTGCTTACTTCTTTACCACctcatactaaataaaaaacattggttTATGAATTGATGAATACATTAAGGagctaaatatttaacattatttaccaGTGATGACGACATCAACACCGGAAAAGACGGACGGCCTTAAAGCGCTGCAGGATGCGATAGACAAGATCAAGGAAACTATCACACAGTCTGGTGGAGTTTTCAACATTCAGATGGCGGTGAGTGACATATAACATAGGCTCATGACAAGGTTGCAAGGTTATATGAAGTGCATTCATGAACTCAAAGTGAAAAGAAAGTGTGACTGTTTGCTTATGACCTGTTGTTCAAATTCTGGATCAGTtgagttgtttttatttcagccTAAAGTGGTGACGGCGACGGACGAAGCGGAGTTGGCGCGGCAGATGGAGCGCGCGGAGGCTGAGAACGCAGAAGTCGCTGGAGATTCCGCAGACGAGGATGAGGACCAAGGTAAGTTACATTCGACTGTACTCATAGGTTAATGCATGTAGCTTGTGGCACATATGCCGTTGAGTTAGTTTCTTATCTCACATGTTTTGTTGTCttaacatcatttattttatgtgtcgAATTTCATTTGTGTATGTGTAGGGATAGAAGTCAATATGTGATATGTGAACCGAATATCAtcttcttctatatatataaaagaaagtcgtgttagttacactatttataactcaagatcgatcgaactgatttagctgaaatttgatggggaggtagcttagaactaggagatggacataggaactttttttatctcgtgtgcattttttttattccgcgcggacggagtcgcggttaaaacTAGTATAATgttaagtttgtattttcaGATTCAGTTATATGTCTATGGAATCAAGATCTAAAGAGTGTGTGTCATATGTAACCTTAGCATTATAGAGCTTTAATAGTACTGCTTCTATCAATCTTAATCTGAACGGATGCAGAGTGGTGTGGGGAGAAATTGAATGacaccgatttttttttttattccatttttccAAGCATTTCGTgtggttaataaataataagttttaatttgttattaatcttAAGGTATGGGAGATGCCGGGGATGAGGAGCCTCAGCAGAATGGTGCTTCCGATGAGGAAGAGGAGAACTGACCATAGATATACAGATTATATCAGTGTACATCCGCTATACATATTGTATCGCCATCaaacaactaaataaaatatacttcccttttatacataatatattgaagttgttttatttctactcttcttataagaaaatgtaatattattcatcagcagctcactatacttccccaccgaggggctcggagcctacctcaagttaagggtgactaggccatagtcaacgctggccaagtgcgggttgacttcacacatatcatttcttatcagatatgtgcaggtctcatcacaatgttttccttcacagtaagaacttcagataaatgtacata
This genomic interval carries:
- the LOC106718643 gene encoding eukaryotic translation initiation factor 2 subunit 1, encoding MPLSCRFYQEKYPEVEDVVMVTVRSIAEMGAYVHLLEYNNIEGMILLSELSRRRIRSINKLIRVGKTEPVVVIRVDKEKGYIDLSKRRVSAEDIEKCTERFAKAKAVNSILRHVAELLHYESSDQLEELYQRTAWHFEEKYKKKASAFDFFKQAAVDPSVLNECGLDENTKQVLLENIKRKLTSQAVKIRADIECACYGYEGIDAVKAALKAGLSLSTQEMPIKINLIAPPLYVMTTSTPEKTDGLKALQDAIDKIKETITQSGGVFNIQMAPKVVTATDEAELARQMERAEAENAEVAGDSADEDEDQGMGDAGDEEPQQNGASDEEEEN